The Triticum aestivum cultivar Chinese Spring chromosome 3A, IWGSC CS RefSeq v2.1, whole genome shotgun sequence genome includes a region encoding these proteins:
- the LOC123062163 gene encoding uncharacterized protein isoform X2, with protein MDLPKRALPQGSPRRSPRAMEGDENAAPRRPAAAGPASPQRKKVLGVRNGAGRGQEGAASAAKAAALATPPPTGGGAGTYDPKTNYTTPRPDFLRYDPKRSREIILRLGREVEGGDSSSATSGTELSEVLSSGSSAARGGDSECDDADDEEEVVPAQGRGGRWARRLLLLLVSSACLLCYIYFPLPGPIQYEHEADIGQSVVGGSDDGIPLHGPGASPSNFMAVAMVGMADACPNVAFGEFTCQIGDESSEILDVLNEDSGIGELKSEASMRPLENAEESSEVVCSGGDVTEVPFGSTHSDDMDENKLGLVPQETGGDESKQSMPQLVTMDEILESESVKVVSDDKGLETERLDQEEFDSLGYENTAEGAKKLVDMVKILWSAVEPHLLKMLACLSVAGLVTVMIKYSQRSRKVKVPVSQRMPSVPPRRVPVLAPHNTVPLPAFHSEQPVQRIVPKQESSACLEPPMQSLLSESDQSVCLNVPSSGHRDHDQKVQQEDGGGVERASDGSTVDQKDTDRSKPPVVQLLGEFSFVDADSSRRRSAKDSIQHGGDVTVQESMSSRKRVVKTQKDSDKMQTPGLQAARKKETARAEEEKVDATPTPLRRSNRLRKLASP; from the exons atggatTTGCCCAAGCGAGCTCTCCCCCAAG GTTCCCCGCGACGAAGCCCCAGGGCCATGGAGGGCGACGAGAACGCGGCCCCGAGGCGCCCCGCCGCGGCGGGGCCCGCGTCCCCGCAGAGGAAGAAGGTTCTGGGGGTGCGGAACGGCGCCGGCCGCGGGCAGGAGGGCGCCGCGTCGGCCGCCAAGGCCGCCGCGCTCGCCACGCCGCCTCCCACCGGAGGGGGGGCGGGGACGTACGACCCCAAGACGAACTACACCACGCCGCGGCCCGACTTCCTGCGCTACGACCCCAAGCGGAGCCGCGAGATCATCCTCCGCCTGGGGCGCGAGGTGGAGGGCGGCGACAGCTCCAGCGCCACCTCGGGCACCGAGCTCTCCGAGGTGCTGTCTTCCGGCTCGTCGGCGGCGAGAGGGGGCGACTCCGAGtgcgacgacgccgacgacgaggaggaggtggtgCCTGCGCAAGGACGGGGAGGCCGCTGGGCgcggcgactgctgctgctgctcgtgtCCTCGGCCTGCCTCTTGTGCTACATCTACT TTCCTCTGCCGGGGCCAATTCAGTATGAACATGAGGCAGATATAGGCCAATCTGTGGTCGGGGGCAGTGACGATGGCATCCCTTTGCACGGCCCAGGAGCTTCACCTAGCAATTTCATGGCAGTTGCAATGGTGGGAATGGCAGATGCCTGCCCTAATGTTGCCTTCGGAGAATTTACATGCCAAATCGGGGATGAGAGCAGCGAGATTTTGGATGTTCTGAATGAAGATTCTGGGATAGGCGAGCTGAAATCGGAAGCGAGCATGAGGCCACTCGAGAATGCTGAAGAAAGCAGTGAAGTTGTATGCTCAGGTGGAGATGTCACTGAAGTTCCCTTTGGTTCCACCCACAGCGATGATATGGATGAGAACAAGCTAGGATTAGTTCCTCAAGAGACAGGGGGAGATGAATCAAAACAATCCATGCCACAGTTGGTCACCATGGATGAAATTCTGGAATCAGAAAGCGTGAAGGTGGTGAGTGATGATAAGGGTTTGGAAACTGAGAGGTTGGATCAAGAAGAATTCGACTCGTTGGGGTATGAGAACACAGCTGAAGGTGCCAAGAAACTTGTTGATATGGTGAAAATCCTGTGGTCTGCAGTGGAACCACATTTGCTGAAGATGCTGGCATGCTTATCTGTTGCAGGCCTTGTGACTGTTATGATCAAGTATTCCCAAAGGTCTCGCAAGGTCAAGGTGCCCGTGTCACAACGTATGCCTTCAGTTCCACCCAGGCGAGTGCCAGTACTAGCTCCACATAATACTGTGCCACTGCCGGCGTTCCATTCAGAGCAACCTGTGCAACGGATTGTGCCCAAACAAGAGTCATCTGCCTGCTTGGAGCCTCCTATGCAATCCTTGTTGTCAGAGTCAGACCAATCTGTGTGCCTCAATGTTCCATCAAGTGGTCATAGGGATCATGATCAGAAAGTTCAGCAAGAGGATGGTGGTGGCGTTGAAAGGGCTTCAGATGGCAGTACTGTGGATCAGAAAGATACTGACAGATCAAAGCCACCAGTGGTTCAGTTGCTCGGAGAGTTCTCATTTGTCGATGCAGATAGCTCAAGACGGAGGTCTGCCAAAGACTCAATTCAGCATGGTGGAGACGTCACGGTTCAGGAATCCATGTCTTCGAGGAAGCGTGTAGTCAAGACGCAAAAGGATTCTGACAAAATGCAAACCCCTGGTCTTCAAGCAGCAAGAAAGAAG GAGACTGCAAGAGCAGAAGAAGAGAAGGTGGATGCTACACCGACTCCGCTGAGGCGTTCAAACCGTCTCCGTAAACTGGCTTCTCCTTGA
- the LOC123062163 gene encoding uncharacterized protein isoform X1 has protein sequence MDLPKRALPQGSPRRSPRAMEGDENAAPRRPAAAGPASPQRKKVLGVRNGAGRGQEGAASAAKAAALATPPPTGGGAGTYDPKTNYTTPRPDFLRYDPKRSREIILRLGREVEGGDSSSATSGTELSEVLSSGSSAARGGDSECDDADDEEEVVPAQGRGGRWARRLLLLLVSSACLLCYIYCMSSAPFPATTSEEPVSFVGFNGSMSDVGVHEVVPLPGPIQYEHEADIGQSVVGGSDDGIPLHGPGASPSNFMAVAMVGMADACPNVAFGEFTCQIGDESSEILDVLNEDSGIGELKSEASMRPLENAEESSEVVCSGGDVTEVPFGSTHSDDMDENKLGLVPQETGGDESKQSMPQLVTMDEILESESVKVVSDDKGLETERLDQEEFDSLGYENTAEGAKKLVDMVKILWSAVEPHLLKMLACLSVAGLVTVMIKYSQRSRKVKVPVSQRMPSVPPRRVPVLAPHNTVPLPAFHSEQPVQRIVPKQESSACLEPPMQSLLSESDQSVCLNVPSSGHRDHDQKVQQEDGGGVERASDGSTVDQKDTDRSKPPVVQLLGEFSFVDADSSRRRSAKDSIQHGGDVTVQESMSSRKRVVKTQKDSDKMQTPGLQAARKKETARAEEEKVDATPTPLRRSNRLRKLASP, from the exons atggatTTGCCCAAGCGAGCTCTCCCCCAAG GTTCCCCGCGACGAAGCCCCAGGGCCATGGAGGGCGACGAGAACGCGGCCCCGAGGCGCCCCGCCGCGGCGGGGCCCGCGTCCCCGCAGAGGAAGAAGGTTCTGGGGGTGCGGAACGGCGCCGGCCGCGGGCAGGAGGGCGCCGCGTCGGCCGCCAAGGCCGCCGCGCTCGCCACGCCGCCTCCCACCGGAGGGGGGGCGGGGACGTACGACCCCAAGACGAACTACACCACGCCGCGGCCCGACTTCCTGCGCTACGACCCCAAGCGGAGCCGCGAGATCATCCTCCGCCTGGGGCGCGAGGTGGAGGGCGGCGACAGCTCCAGCGCCACCTCGGGCACCGAGCTCTCCGAGGTGCTGTCTTCCGGCTCGTCGGCGGCGAGAGGGGGCGACTCCGAGtgcgacgacgccgacgacgaggaggaggtggtgCCTGCGCAAGGACGGGGAGGCCGCTGGGCgcggcgactgctgctgctgctcgtgtCCTCGGCCTGCCTCTTGTGCTACATCTACTGTATGAGTTCCGCTCCCTTCCCTGCTACTACTTCAGAAGAACCCGTCAGTTTCGTCGGATTTAATGGGAGCATGTCTGATGTCGGTGTTCACGAGGTAGTTCCTCTGCCGGGGCCAATTCAGTATGAACATGAGGCAGATATAGGCCAATCTGTGGTCGGGGGCAGTGACGATGGCATCCCTTTGCACGGCCCAGGAGCTTCACCTAGCAATTTCATGGCAGTTGCAATGGTGGGAATGGCAGATGCCTGCCCTAATGTTGCCTTCGGAGAATTTACATGCCAAATCGGGGATGAGAGCAGCGAGATTTTGGATGTTCTGAATGAAGATTCTGGGATAGGCGAGCTGAAATCGGAAGCGAGCATGAGGCCACTCGAGAATGCTGAAGAAAGCAGTGAAGTTGTATGCTCAGGTGGAGATGTCACTGAAGTTCCCTTTGGTTCCACCCACAGCGATGATATGGATGAGAACAAGCTAGGATTAGTTCCTCAAGAGACAGGGGGAGATGAATCAAAACAATCCATGCCACAGTTGGTCACCATGGATGAAATTCTGGAATCAGAAAGCGTGAAGGTGGTGAGTGATGATAAGGGTTTGGAAACTGAGAGGTTGGATCAAGAAGAATTCGACTCGTTGGGGTATGAGAACACAGCTGAAGGTGCCAAGAAACTTGTTGATATGGTGAAAATCCTGTGGTCTGCAGTGGAACCACATTTGCTGAAGATGCTGGCATGCTTATCTGTTGCAGGCCTTGTGACTGTTATGATCAAGTATTCCCAAAGGTCTCGCAAGGTCAAGGTGCCCGTGTCACAACGTATGCCTTCAGTTCCACCCAGGCGAGTGCCAGTACTAGCTCCACATAATACTGTGCCACTGCCGGCGTTCCATTCAGAGCAACCTGTGCAACGGATTGTGCCCAAACAAGAGTCATCTGCCTGCTTGGAGCCTCCTATGCAATCCTTGTTGTCAGAGTCAGACCAATCTGTGTGCCTCAATGTTCCATCAAGTGGTCATAGGGATCATGATCAGAAAGTTCAGCAAGAGGATGGTGGTGGCGTTGAAAGGGCTTCAGATGGCAGTACTGTGGATCAGAAAGATACTGACAGATCAAAGCCACCAGTGGTTCAGTTGCTCGGAGAGTTCTCATTTGTCGATGCAGATAGCTCAAGACGGAGGTCTGCCAAAGACTCAATTCAGCATGGTGGAGACGTCACGGTTCAGGAATCCATGTCTTCGAGGAAGCGTGTAGTCAAGACGCAAAAGGATTCTGACAAAATGCAAACCCCTGGTCTTCAAGCAGCAAGAAAGAAG GAGACTGCAAGAGCAGAAGAAGAGAAGGTGGATGCTACACCGACTCCGCTGAGGCGTTCAAACCGTCTCCGTAAACTGGCTTCTCCTTGA